The following are encoded together in the Anaerolineales bacterium genome:
- a CDS encoding chaperone modulator CbpM yields the protein MKSGRSSDIPDEKSLYSQETAARMAHVSIEFLVQCEREELVEPRRKSSHEMGFNRSDVSRLARIRRLHDDLDLEFPAIDIVLRMRRQMLDLLNQLDDMELAMAEREEELFAEIRALRQRVAEDVE from the coding sequence ATGAAAAGTGGCCGAAGCAGCGACATACCGGACGAAAAGTCCCTTTATTCACAAGAGACGGCAGCCCGCATGGCCCACGTATCGATCGAATTTTTAGTTCAATGCGAGCGGGAAGAGTTAGTTGAACCGCGCAGGAAATCGTCCCATGAGATGGGATTCAACCGCAGCGACGTATCTCGCCTGGCTCGGATTCGAAGGCTGCATGATGACCTGGATCTGGAATTTCCGGCGATCGACATTGTGCTGCGGATGAGACGTCAAATGTTGGACTTGCTCAACCAGTTGGATGATATGGAGCTGGCGATGGCGGAGCGTGAGGAGGAGTTGTTCGCTGAGATTCGAGCGCTGCGACAAAGGGTTGCAGAGGACGTTGAGTAG
- a CDS encoding J domain-containing protein: MEYKDYYKILGVKKDASEDDIKKAFRKLARKHHPDLNPGDASAAERFKEINEAYEVLSDPEKREKYDRFGSQWKQYQQAGGRAEDFDWGRWTAQPGGQRVYTRQVSPEEFEGMFGGGLGGFSDFFETLFGGAGRAGSGSFRQREYAPRPRQGRDIEYPVRIQLEEAFRGTTRIIEWEDGRRIEAKIPPGVRTGSRVRLSGQGQPGANGARPGDLYVRVEVEPHSRFQRQGDDLKMIVPVDLYTALLGGEVRVSGIDRSVDLTIPPETQNGKAFRLKNLGMPTLGNPQRRGDLYVTVEVELPKNLSRKEKELVREWKDIRKS; encoded by the coding sequence ATGGAATATAAAGATTATTACAAGATACTTGGAGTCAAGAAGGACGCCTCGGAGGATGATATCAAAAAAGCCTTCCGCAAACTGGCGCGCAAACATCACCCGGACCTCAATCCGGGAGACGCATCCGCAGCAGAACGTTTTAAAGAAATCAACGAGGCTTACGAGGTACTTTCCGATCCGGAGAAACGGGAAAAGTACGATCGCTTCGGTTCGCAGTGGAAACAATACCAGCAGGCGGGAGGTCGAGCCGAAGACTTCGACTGGGGTCGCTGGACGGCCCAGCCGGGCGGTCAACGTGTGTATACCCGCCAGGTGAGTCCGGAGGAATTCGAAGGCATGTTCGGCGGCGGATTGGGCGGGTTTTCGGATTTTTTCGAGACCTTGTTCGGCGGCGCGGGACGCGCCGGATCCGGAAGTTTCAGGCAGCGTGAATACGCACCCCGGCCGCGTCAAGGCCGGGATATCGAATATCCTGTGCGTATCCAATTGGAAGAGGCCTTCCGGGGAACGACGCGAATCATCGAGTGGGAAGATGGACGCAGGATCGAAGCGAAAATCCCACCTGGTGTTCGAACCGGCTCCCGGGTTAGGTTGAGCGGACAAGGTCAACCGGGCGCGAACGGCGCCCGGCCTGGTGATCTTTACGTACGCGTCGAAGTCGAACCCCATTCTCGTTTCCAACGTCAGGGGGACGATCTGAAAATGATCGTTCCGGTGGATTTGTACACGGCTCTTCTTGGAGGCGAGGTGCGCGTTTCGGGAATCGATCGCTCGGTCGATCTGACCATTCCACCGGAGACTCAGAATGGCAAAGCCTTTCGACTTAAAAATCTGGGCATGCCCACCCTCGGCAATCCCCAACGACGGGGCGATTTGTATGTCACCGTCGAAGTCGAGCTGCCGAAGAACTTGAGCCGCAAGGAAAAAGAACTTGTACGTGAATGGAAAGACATACGAAAGAGCTAG